From a single Miscanthus floridulus cultivar M001 chromosome 8, ASM1932011v1, whole genome shotgun sequence genomic region:
- the LOC136470766 gene encoding putative glycine-rich cell wall structural protein 1, producing the protein MLGARRLDGHGRHADGGKAGRGRRWRAARRAAAEADGGGQGEDRGGGGAARRPTTGNSAARGATRRGARRGVGAASGAARARWRGGGTGAGGGGGSARLGREREKKKGKTRARLIFPSSALE; encoded by the coding sequence atgcTCGGGGCACGCCGGCTCGACGGGCACGGGAGGCACGCCGacggcggcaaggcggggcgaggccggcggtggagggcggcaaggcgggcCGCGGCCGAGGCCGACGGTGGAGGGCAAGGCGAGGACCGCGGTGGAggtggcgcggcgcggcggccaACCACGGGCAACAGCGCGGCGCGGGGCGCGACGCGGCGAGGGGCGCGGCGTGGGGTGGGGGCGGCCTCGGGCGCTGCGCgggcgcgctggcgcggcgggggcacgggcgcgggcggcggcggcggcagtgctcggctagggcgagagagggagaagaagaaaggaaagacgCGGGCCCGGCTGATATTTccgagctcggcgctagagtga